One region of Chlorobiota bacterium genomic DNA includes:
- a CDS encoding glutaminyl-peptide cyclotransferase, protein MTARNFFSGIVGTLIAGLLLASCGGDKPTERNGGDTGTTASPPTTPTTPNTPSLPPPATAGPEEFTFQVVNKFPHDPKAYTQGLVWLDGYFYETTGLFGQSTLRKVEPTTGKILKKVALDSEFFGEGMVIRDGKIYQVTWKNQTGFIYDLNTFSQIATFQYPGEGWGLAQNDQYLILSDGSNVLRYLDPSNLREVGRVNVFDGGSGVDQLNELEFVNGKVLANIYQTNRIAQIDPYSGKVTGWINLSGLLKPEERGRDTGVLNGIAYDAKSDRLFVTGKQWPFVFEIKLVKRGNPSQPVAANHS, encoded by the coding sequence ATGACCGCACGAAACTTCTTTTCCGGCATTGTTGGAACGCTGATCGCTGGGCTGCTTCTTGCAAGCTGCGGCGGCGACAAACCAACCGAGCGCAACGGGGGCGATACGGGAACAACGGCTTCGCCGCCAACAACGCCAACAACCCCAAACACTCCATCGCTTCCGCCGCCGGCTACTGCCGGGCCGGAGGAGTTCACGTTTCAAGTGGTCAACAAATTCCCGCACGACCCGAAGGCCTACACGCAAGGGCTGGTGTGGCTTGATGGATATTTCTACGAGACCACCGGGTTGTTCGGCCAGTCAACGCTGCGGAAGGTGGAGCCAACCACCGGAAAGATTCTGAAGAAGGTGGCACTGGACTCCGAATTTTTTGGGGAAGGAATGGTGATTCGTGATGGAAAAATCTACCAGGTCACGTGGAAGAACCAAACGGGGTTCATCTACGACCTGAACACCTTCAGCCAGATTGCCACGTTCCAATATCCCGGCGAAGGCTGGGGGCTGGCGCAGAATGACCAATACCTGATTCTGAGCGATGGCTCGAACGTCCTGCGGTATCTGGACCCCAGCAACCTGCGTGAAGTTGGAAGGGTGAATGTGTTCGACGGAGGCAGCGGCGTGGACCAGTTGAACGAGTTGGAATTCGTCAACGGGAAGGTGCTGGCAAACATCTACCAAACCAACCGCATCGCGCAGATTGACCCCTACTCCGGCAAAGTCACCGGCTGGATTAACCTAAGCGGCCTGCTGAAACCGGAAGAGCGCGGGCGCGACACCGGAGTCCTGAACGGCATTGCCTACGATGCCAAATCGGACCGGCTGTTCGTCACCGGAAAACAGTGGCCGTTCGTCTTCGAAATCAAGCTGGTGAAGCGGGGGAATCCTTCACAGCCGGTGGCCGCCAACCATTCCTGA